In Drosophila willistoni isolate 14030-0811.24 chromosome XR unlocalized genomic scaffold, UCI_dwil_1.1 Seg144, whole genome shotgun sequence, one DNA window encodes the following:
- the LOC6638709 gene encoding uncharacterized protein LOC6638709 isoform X2 yields the protein MFSSLATFLFGAQATDESTQSNELSNPGNGGSNNNDSGNDQVAGDVIEVTSSTPSVTGNNRGTVRSNNNGKRGGGSAKNRRGKQRQQQHKQPPTITKLLTPSGGISIDEDFDEDEWYIVEKEDEEEDSLPRSDSEEELSVVELQPKAGSASHGLASSAAASARRRQHINSHSLYSGPRPQQQRNYMQRSRVNRPLSISTLSPPRSVPSCAGVSDTDNNVSQSLYVAAAATAPASPCGSEQGGQANGVLMEESCMSVYRSIRPTQEGTESFVNLDLGAAEVSQQQEHESLEDAQAVSEPANIVQEQRSSHNARFDRHAAAQLKQQTLARQSQKSNNKKQHQQLCRSAIKRSNKVRDFQAKANRPRRSDMQHCKLVSGANNNRKCCF from the exons ATGTTTAGCAGTCTCGCAACGTTTCTATTTGGAGCGCAAGCAACTGACGAGTCAACTCAAAGTAACGAATTATCCAATCCCGGCAACggcggcagcaacaacaacgattcTGGCAACGATCAGGTCGCTGGAGATGTAATTGAGGTGACCTCATCAACGCCATCGGTAACGGGCAATAATCGAGGCACTGTGCGCAGCAATAATAACGGTAAACGTGGTGGGGGCAGCGCCAAAAATCGTCGGGGCAAAcagcgacagcagcaacataaACAGCCGCCAACTATAACGAAGCTACTCACTCCTAGCGGGGGTATTAGCATTGACGAGGACTTTGACGAGGACGAATGGTATATTGTCGAAAAGGAAG ACGAAGAGGAGGATTCTCTGCCACGCAGCGACTCCGAGGAGGAGCTATCGGTGGTGGAACTTCAGCCGAAAGCAGGATCTGCAAGCCATGGCCTTGCATCATCGGCGGCTGCATCGGCGCGCCGCCGTCAGCATATCAACTCGCATTCCCTTTACAGTGGACCGCGGCCACAGCAGCAGCGCAATTATATGCAACGCTCGCGCGTAAATCGGCCATTAAGCATCTCAACCCTAAGCCCGCCCAGAAGTGTGCCGTCATGTGCTGGCGTGTCTGACACTGACAATAATGTGAGTCAGTCACTGTATGTTGCGGCGGCAGCTACGGCTCCGGCATCACCTTGTGGCAGTGAGCAGGGTGGTCAAGCTAATGGCGTGCTCATGGAGGAGTCCTG CATGTCCGTTTACCGTAGTATTAGGCCCACTCAGGAGGGCACTGAAAGTTTTGTAAATCTTGATCTCGGGGCAGCAGAAGTGTCACAGCAGCAGGAGCACGAATCACTGGAGGATGCACAGGCCGTTTCAGAGCCTGCAAATATCGTGCAGGAACAGCGTTCTTCGCACAACGCACGTTTCGATCGTCATGCGGCGGCTCAGCTGAAGCAACAGACTCTGGCTCGCCAAAGCCAGAAG agcaacaacaagaagcagcaccagcagctaTGTCGCAGCGCCATCAAACGTTCGAATAAGGTTCGCGATTTTCAGGCCAAGGCCAACCGGCCGCGTCGTTCGGACATGCAACACTGCAAGTTGGTCAGTGGCGCCAACAACAACCGCAAATGCTGCTTCTAA
- the LOC6638709 gene encoding uncharacterized protein LOC6638709 isoform X1, which yields MFSSLATFLFGAQATDESTQSNELSNPGNGGSNNNDSGNDQVAGDVIEVTSSTPSVTGNNRGTVRSNNNGKRGGGSAKNRRGKQRQQQHKQPPTITKLLTPSGGISIDEDFDEDEWYIVEKEDEEEDSLPRSDSEEELSVVELQPKAGSASHGLASSAAASARRRQHINSHSLYSGPRPQQQRNYMQRSRVNRPLSISTLSPPRSVPSCAGVSDTDNNVSQSLYVAAAATAPASPCGSEQGGQANGVLMEESWYVTPPPCFTSIGPINMETSPFENLLIEHPSMSVYRSIRPTQEGTESFVNLDLGAAEVSQQQEHESLEDAQAVSEPANIVQEQRSSHNARFDRHAAAQLKQQTLARQSQKSNNKKQHQQLCRSAIKRSNKVRDFQAKANRPRRSDMQHCKLVSGANNNRKCCF from the exons ATGTTTAGCAGTCTCGCAACGTTTCTATTTGGAGCGCAAGCAACTGACGAGTCAACTCAAAGTAACGAATTATCCAATCCCGGCAACggcggcagcaacaacaacgattcTGGCAACGATCAGGTCGCTGGAGATGTAATTGAGGTGACCTCATCAACGCCATCGGTAACGGGCAATAATCGAGGCACTGTGCGCAGCAATAATAACGGTAAACGTGGTGGGGGCAGCGCCAAAAATCGTCGGGGCAAAcagcgacagcagcaacataaACAGCCGCCAACTATAACGAAGCTACTCACTCCTAGCGGGGGTATTAGCATTGACGAGGACTTTGACGAGGACGAATGGTATATTGTCGAAAAGGAAG ACGAAGAGGAGGATTCTCTGCCACGCAGCGACTCCGAGGAGGAGCTATCGGTGGTGGAACTTCAGCCGAAAGCAGGATCTGCAAGCCATGGCCTTGCATCATCGGCGGCTGCATCGGCGCGCCGCCGTCAGCATATCAACTCGCATTCCCTTTACAGTGGACCGCGGCCACAGCAGCAGCGCAATTATATGCAACGCTCGCGCGTAAATCGGCCATTAAGCATCTCAACCCTAAGCCCGCCCAGAAGTGTGCCGTCATGTGCTGGCGTGTCTGACACTGACAATAATGTGAGTCAGTCACTGTATGTTGCGGCGGCAGCTACGGCTCCGGCATCACCTTGTGGCAGTGAGCAGGGTGGTCAAGCTAATGGCGTGCTCATGGAGGAGTCCTGGTACGTAACACCGCCACCATGCTTCACCTCGATTGGGCCAATCAATATGGAAACTTCACCATTTGAGAATCTATTGATTGAGCATCCAAG CATGTCCGTTTACCGTAGTATTAGGCCCACTCAGGAGGGCACTGAAAGTTTTGTAAATCTTGATCTCGGGGCAGCAGAAGTGTCACAGCAGCAGGAGCACGAATCACTGGAGGATGCACAGGCCGTTTCAGAGCCTGCAAATATCGTGCAGGAACAGCGTTCTTCGCACAACGCACGTTTCGATCGTCATGCGGCGGCTCAGCTGAAGCAACAGACTCTGGCTCGCCAAAGCCAGAAG agcaacaacaagaagcagcaccagcagctaTGTCGCAGCGCCATCAAACGTTCGAATAAGGTTCGCGATTTTCAGGCCAAGGCCAACCGGCCGCGTCGTTCGGACATGCAACACTGCAAGTTGGTCAGTGGCGCCAACAACAACCGCAAATGCTGCTTCTAA
- the LOC6639013 gene encoding uncharacterized protein LOC6639013 has translation MDYDVYIDMLANICILSVANSCSWESEMRGFTTMLLLMLLRLMLMLQPFGDCLELTSTDYAIVSKAAVATTTQAAPPSALPPVPLLLRKGRVQTTTPTPRTLKHPLGDVGQKELVALSSKSYISGPTTQASKLSKRAGLAGSKKFPKDTTNRSSATVERNKLQHDVPDHVPDSSGYIPQRVGHPVHLTYDSTGVDSSGAPTGTDGSGYHVAPYDGNKWHEEYWEQDYQQFGHNATRVQHIEAECQDDYMKIRIGFNGSFSGLLYSAGYAYDPDCMYINGSGRDYYEFYIQLNRCGTLGKNSLQEESRKNPTNFMWNTVTVQYNPLIEEEYDEHFKVTCEYGYDFWKTVTFPFLDVEVATGNPVVFTLSPPECYMEIQNGYGIGGPRVTGPVRVGDPLTLIIYMRSKYDGFDIVVNDCYAHNGANKRIQLIDHQGCPVDDKLISRFRGSWSDSGVYETQVYAYMKTFRFTGSPALYIECDVRMCHGRCPSQPCHWRNLKAVTKRDTSNKTATNISVPPHSDALAEAGTSTDSPGGQASLSENVNLFQSLRVLQEGENDGDDIFAHRQTKPMQAPQTCLKTSTFSALTASCSALLCILTVTLLIACSRLKRRKESTLYDSYIAHKGQID, from the exons ATGGATTATGATGTGTATATTGACATGCTtgcaaatatatgtatactttctGTAGCCAACAGTTGCTCTTGGGAATCGGAGATGAGAGGATTTACCACAATGCTGCTGCTtatgctgctgcggctgatgCTCATGTTGCAG CCCTTTGGTGATTGCCTCGAATTGACCAGCACTGATTATGCCATCGTGAGCAAAGCAGCTGTGGCCACCACAACTCAGGCTGCACCACCCTCAGCTCTGCCACCTGTTCCACTATTGTTACGTAAGGGTCGAGTGCAAACTACAACTCCCACGCCACGCACTCTCAAGCATCCTTTGGGAGATGTTGGTCAGAAGGAGCTGGTGGCTCTGTCCTCCAAATCGTATATATCGGGACCCACCACTCAGGCCTCTAAGTTGAGCAAGCGTGCTGGACTGGCGGGTTCCAAGAAGTTTCCAAAGGACACAACAAATCGCAGCAGTGCAACTGTGGAGCGCAACAAACTGCAGCATGATGTG CCCGATCATGTGCCCGATTCCTCTGGCTATATACCGCAACGTGTGGGACATCCCGTGCACTTGACCTACGACTCAACTGGTGTTGATTCGAGTGGTGCGCCAACAGGTACAGATGGCAGTGGCTATCACGTGGCTCCATATGATGGCAATAAATGGCATGAGGAATACTGGGAACAGGATTATCAACAATTTGGCCATAATGCCACCAGAGTTCAAC ACATTGAAGCCGAATGTCAAGATGATTACATGAAGATTCGCATAGGTTTTAATGGCTCATTTAGTGGCTTGCTCTACTCAGCTGGTTACGCTTACGATCCCGATTGCATGTACATAAATGGTTCAGGAAGGGATTattatgaattttatattCAATTAAATCGTTGTGGAACCTTGGGCAAGAATTCACTGCAAGAAGAGAGTCGCAAAAATCCTACT AATTTTATGTGGAATACTGTAACTGTTCAATATAATCCCTTAATTGAGGAGGAATATGATGAACATTTCAAAGTCACTTGCGAGTACGGATATGATTTCTGGAAAACAGTCACTTTTCCTTTTCTCGATGTGGA AGTGGCCACTGGTAATCCTGTGGTCTTTACCCTGAGCCCTCCAGAATGCTATATGGAGATACAAAACGGGTACGGCATTGGCGGTCCTCGAGTCACTGGGCCAGTGCGCGTGGGTGATCCTCTGACTCTGATCATTTACATGAGAAGTAAATATG ATGGTTTCGACATCGTGGTCAATGATTGTTATGCCCATAATGGAGCCAATAAGCGCATACAGCTCATCGATCATCAAGGTTGTCCTGTGGACGATAAACTTATTTCCCGGTTTAGAGGTTCCTGGTCGGATTCGGGTGTATATGAGACACAAGTGTATGCTTACATGAAGACATTCCGATTCACAGGTTCACCGGCTCTTTATATTGAGTGCGATGTTCGCATGTGTCATGGACGTTGTCCC aGCCAGCCCTGCCATTGGCGAAATCTGAAGGCGGTTACCAAGCGTGACACCTCCAATAAGACAGCCACAAATATTTCTGTGCCTCCACACTCAGACGCTCTCGCAGAGGCGGGCACTTCAACAGATAGTCCGGGTGGGCAGGCATCCCTTTCCGAGAACGTCAATCTCTTTCAATCGCTACGTGTACTTCAAGAGGGCGAGAACGACGGTGATGATATCTTCGCCCATCGT